In Methylomagnum ishizawai, one DNA window encodes the following:
- a CDS encoding beta-class carbonic anhydrase, which yields MSKILTEVLSANQGYASTFDKGHLPLPPARGFAILTCMDARLDPAKYAGLSEGDAHVTRNAGGRASDDAIRSLVISHKLLGTQEWFVIHHTDCGMELFTNDIMADLLGQSLDTATIDASGWHDVGKGPGSADGKYINWLTIKNQEQSVVEDVLRIRNHSLVPKYIPIYGFIYDVKTGKLVEVPDAMKAGSPL from the coding sequence ATGAGTAAGATATTGACCGAGGTTCTGAGCGCCAACCAAGGCTATGCCTCCACTTTCGATAAAGGCCATCTGCCACTGCCGCCGGCCCGTGGCTTCGCCATCCTGACCTGTATGGATGCGCGGCTCGATCCCGCCAAGTACGCCGGGCTGTCCGAGGGCGACGCCCACGTCACCCGCAACGCCGGGGGCCGCGCCAGCGACGACGCCATCCGCTCCCTGGTGATTTCCCATAAGCTGCTGGGCACCCAGGAATGGTTCGTCATCCACCATACCGACTGCGGCATGGAGTTGTTCACCAACGACATCATGGCCGATCTGCTGGGCCAGAGCCTCGACACCGCCACCATCGATGCCAGCGGCTGGCACGACGTGGGCAAGGGTCCGGGTTCCGCCGATGGCAAGTACATCAACTGGCTGACCATCAAGAACCAAGAACAGAGCGTGGTGGAAGACGTGCTACGCATCCGCAACCATAGCCTGGTACCCAAGTACATCCCGATCTATGGCTTCATCTACGATGTGAAGACCGGCAAGCTGGTCGAGGTGCCGGACGCCATGAAGGCGGGCAGCCCGCTGTAA
- the rdgB gene encoding RdgB/HAM1 family non-canonical purine NTP pyrophosphatase → MKKILLASNNPGKVREIAAILADHDGGAAIGNIEILPQSAFDIPEAEETGLSFVENAILKARNAAKYSGLPAIADDSGLEVDALGGAPGVYSARYAGVAASDAENNAKLLEALREVPDGLRTARFRCVMVFLRHAADPSPLIAQGIWEGRILHGPRGEGGFGYDPLFFVPECGCASAELAAEAKNRLSHRGKAVRELARQLFATGGV, encoded by the coding sequence ATGAAAAAAATCCTGCTCGCCAGCAATAATCCCGGGAAGGTCCGCGAGATCGCAGCTATATTAGCAGATCATGATGGGGGCGCGGCCATCGGGAATATCGAAATCCTGCCGCAGTCCGCTTTCGATATTCCCGAAGCCGAGGAAACCGGTTTGAGCTTCGTCGAGAACGCCATCCTCAAGGCCCGCAACGCCGCCAAATATTCGGGATTGCCCGCCATCGCCGACGATTCCGGGCTGGAGGTCGATGCGTTGGGCGGTGCGCCCGGCGTGTATTCGGCCCGTTATGCCGGGGTCGCCGCCAGCGATGCCGAGAACAACGCCAAGCTGTTGGAAGCGCTGCGCGAGGTGCCGGACGGTCTGCGGACGGCCCGGTTCCGTTGCGTGATGGTGTTCCTGCGCCATGCCGCCGATCCCAGTCCCTTGATCGCGCAAGGGATTTGGGAAGGGCGCATCCTGCATGGGCCGCGGGGGGAGGGGGGATTTGGCTACGATCCTTTGTTCTTTGTACCGGAATGCGGCTGTGCCTCGGCGGAACTGGCGGCGGAGGCAAAGAACCGGCTGAGCCACCGCGGCAAGGCGGTGCGGGAATTGGCGCGGCAACTATTCGCGACCGGCGGGGT